The Alnus glutinosa chromosome 7, dhAlnGlut1.1, whole genome shotgun sequence genome includes a region encoding these proteins:
- the LOC133873336 gene encoding receptor-like protein 7 → MPEFNRSRPLESLRLRHTNFSGELPNSIGNLESLKYFAVANCNFSGPIPSSFGNLTKATFLDLADNRLQGSIPQSISRLVNLENLNLFSNHLSGMVEFDLFLKFKNLKGLQLSGNNITLLTKPSTNAILPKFEILGLGSCDLSDFPDFLRNQDELEGLDLSGNKIHGQIPKWMWNLSKETLWILQLDFNSLTGFDQLPVFLPWTNLRVLMLRSNLLRGLLPIPPPSIIWYSVSNNKLTREIPQLICNLSSIVFLDMSNNYLNGLLPQCLGNLSDSLSVLNLCDNRFHGTLPEIFAEGNKLKMIDFSPNQLQGRLPKSLANCAMLEALNLGHNQMNDTFPFWLGILSELKVLILRSNGIYGAMENLNSNCDFSNIHIIDLSNNDIAGKLPSQYFQNWKAMQIHDVKGLVYMEANKSINLPGIWSYVNSFDYSMTFTYKGAERVYEKIPNVFIAIVFSNNRFEGEIPEVVGYLKGLQLLNLSNKFLIGHIPSFLVNLTNLEVLDFAQNKLSGVIPLQLVQLTFLAFFNVSHNHLTGPIPHGNQFETFPNSSFGGNSELCGSPLSKKCGNSEDSPPPPSTFEKTQNSSFLFEFSWKVVAMGYGCGIIFGLLVGQIVFTKKHDLVMKTFAIGQPT, encoded by the coding sequence ATGCCAGAATTTAACAGAAGCAGACCCCTTGAATCATTGCGACTTCGTCACACGAATTTCTCTGGTGAGCTACCGAATTCAATTGGTAACCTTGAGTCCTTAAAATATTTTGCTGTTGCTAATTGCAATTTCTCTGGGCCAATACCGTCTTCATTTGGTAACCTTACCAAAGCAACCTTCCTAGATCTAGCAGATAATAGGTTGCAAGGTTCAATTCCACAGTCAATATCTAGGCTTGTGAATCTTGAAAATCTCAATCTATTTTCTAATCACTTGAGTGGCATGGTGGAATTTGACttgtttttgaaattcaaaaatcTCAAGGGGCTCCAACTATCCGGCAACAATATTACATTGCTTACAAAGCCAAGTACCAACGCAATTCttccaaaatttgaaattttagggCTAGGTTCCTGTGACTTGAGCGATTTTCCAGACTTTCTAAGGAACCAAGATGAGTTGGAGGGTTTGGATCTTTCTGGAAACAAAATTCACGGCCAAATTCCAAAATGGATGTGGAATTTAAGTAAAGAAACTCTCTGGATTTTACAGCTGGATTTCAACTCTCTAACTGGTTTTGATCAACTTCCAGTTTTTCTCCCCTGGACTAATCTACGTGTTTTGATGCTTCGTTCTAACTTGCTTCGAGGGCTGCTCCCAATCCCACCACCTTCTATAATTTGGTATTCGGTCTCAAACAACAAACTGACCAGAGAAATCCCACAATTGATTTGCAATCTAAGTTCAATTGTTTTTCTTGACATGTCAAACAATTACTTGAATGGCTTGCTTCCGCAATGTTTAGGCAACTTGAGTGACTCTCTCTCAGTTCTAAATCTATGCGACAATAGATTCCATGGAACTCTTCCAGAAATATTCGCAGAAGGAAACAAATTGAAGATGATTGATTTTAGCCCAAATCAATTACAGGGGCGTCTGCCAAAATCATTGGCCAATTGTGCCATGCTTGAAGCTCTTAATTTGGGACATAATCAGATGAATGATACTTTCCCTTTTTGGTTGGGCATTCTTTCAGAATTGAAGGTTCTCATTTTGCGATCTAATGGAATCTATGGTGCAATGGAAAATCTTAATAGCAATTGTGATTTCTCAAACATACATATTATTGATCTCTCAAATAATGACATTGCTGGTAAGTTGCCCTCTCAATACTTCCAAAATTGGAAAGCCATGCAAATCCATGATGTTAAGGGTTTAGTGTATATGGAAGCAaataaaagtatcaatttaCCAGGAATCTGGTCGTATGTGAACTCCTTTGATTACTCAATGACATTTACTTACAAAGGAGCAGAAAGGGTATACGAAAAAATCCCAAATGTCTTTatagctattgttttctctaaTAATAGATTTGAAGGAGAAATTCCAGAAGTTGTGGGGTATCTAAAAGGACTTCAATTGCTCAACCTTTCCAATAAATTTCTCATAGGTCATATCCCTTCTTTCTTGGTGAACTTAACAAATCTAGAAGTATTGGACTTTGCTCAAAACAAGTTGTCTGGTGTGATCCCTTTGCAACTTGTGCAACTCACGTTTCTCGCATTCTTTAACGTCTCCCATAATCATCTCACGGGACCTATACCACATGGGAATCAGTTTGAAACATTCCCAAACAGTTCGTTTGGTGGTAATTCTGAATTATGCGGAAGCCCTTTGTCAAAGAAATGTGGAAATTCAGAAGACTCACCGCCTCCACCTTCAACCTTTGAAAAGACTCAAAACTCatcatttttgtttgaattcagTTGGAAAGTAGTTGCTATGGGATATGGTTGTGGAATCATATTTGGACTTCTTGTTGGGCAAATTGTGTTCACAAAGAAGCATGATTTGGTTATGAAGACTTTTGCAATCGGGCAGCCAACATGA
- the LOC133873827 gene encoding uncharacterized protein LOC133873827: MSSVCISNCVNDARDPRVPVRATYVNLYKWPESDAEFVRSFSSSDRRGLQGHPRVVDSISCRQMYLRSYKFSRKESVPEKTQKCFGRVKEIMAASGRKRNPRGLRRKCLALSKVKELSCAALLRIFHRFLSCAASVDVVDEKD, from the coding sequence ATGAGTTCAGTCTGCATATCAAACTGTGTGAATGACGCGCGTGACCCGCGCGTTCCCGTCAGGGCGACGTACGTGAACCTCTACAAATGGCCGGAGTCGGACGCCGAGTTCGTGAGGTCATTCAGCTCAAGCGATCGCCGGGGACTGCAGGGGCACCCGAGGGTGGTGGACAGCATCTCATGCAGGCAGATGTACTTGAGAAGCTACAAGTTTTCGAGGAAAGAGAGCGTGCCGGAGAAGACCCAGAAATGTTTCGGGAGGGTCAAAGAGATAATGGCCGCTTCAGGAAGGAAGAGAAATCCTCGTGGGCTTCGAAGGAAGTGTTTGGCTTTGAGCAAAGTAAAGGAGTTGTCGTGCGCCGCCTTGCTTAGGATCTTCCACCGGTTTTTGTCTTGCGCTGCTAGTGTAGACGTTGTGGACGAGAAAGATTGA